The sequence CGACGGACCGGATCCGCTCCTTGCCGTCTCCGTCTACTGGCTGCAAGGGGACGACTGACGCCCACCCGAACGGCGTCGGGAACGGGGGCTGCGGCCACAGCGACAGGCGCGCGTCACACGCGGAGAGGCAGGGCATCCCTTTACTACGACGGTTAGTAGGCTGTGCCGGTGACCGAGGCAACGACCGGGTGGTGCCGGTGACCAGCGTGGGCGCCGACTCGCCGGTGGATGGGATCGTCGCGACAGTGCCGATCGTGCTGTCACTGCTCGTGGCGGTGTGGGCGCTGGTGGCGGCGGTACGCCACCGGCCGCCGGACCAGGTGCAGTTCGTCGGTCTGGCCGTACTCGAAGTGGCGTTGCTGGTGTTGAGCGTGCTGGCGCTCGTCGCGGTCGGCGGCGGGGATCGGCCCGGCGAGCCCGGCGCCTTCTTCGGCTACCTGGTCACGCTGGTGTGCCTGCCGCCACTGGCCTGGGTGCTGGCCCGGATGGAACCGACCCGCTGGGGCTCGGCGATCGTGTGCGCGGTCTGCCTGGTGGCCCCGGTGGTGGTGGTCCGGTTGCAGCAGACCTGGGAGGTGCTCGGTGGTTGAGACAGGACCGGCCCCCCGGCGTACGAACTCCGGCCCGGGTCGGCTGCTGATCGCGGTCTACCTGCTCTTCGCCATCGCGGCGACGAGTCGGGCGGGTCTGCAACTCGCCACCAAGTTCGACGAGGCGCCGGTGGCGTACCTGCTCTCCGGGGTGGCCGCGCTCATCTACATCGTGGCGGCGGTGGGGCTGGCCCGCGCCGGGCACACCGGCCGACGGGTCGCGCTGGCGTGCTGCTCCGTGGAGCTGGTCGGGGTGGTCGCGGTCGGCATCCTGAGCCTGGTCGACAGGGAACTCTTCCCGGACGAGACGGTCTGGTCGCAGTTCGGCAGCGGGTACGGCTACATCCCGCTGGTGCTGCCGGTGCTCGGCCTGATCTGGCTCTGGCGCACCCGCCGCGCACCGGCCTGACCACCGCGCGCCCGCCTGACCCGCCCGACGACGAGGGCGCCGGCCTACCTGCCGGAGCGCCCTCGTCGGGAGTACGGGTCAGTCCCGTGGGCCGCCCGCGACGTAGATGACCTGACCGGAGACGAAGCCGGCGCCCTCGCTCGCCAGGAACGAGATGGTGTGCGCGACGTCCTCCGGCCGGCCCGGGCGACGGACCGGGATCTCGGCGGCGGCGTGCTTCTGGAAGTCGTCGAAGTCGACCTTCATCCGGGCGGCGGTGGCCGCTGTCATGTCGGTGACGATGAAGCCGGGTGCGACGGCGTTCACGGTCACCCCGAACGGCCCCAGCTCGATGGCGAGCGTCTTGGTGAAGCCCTGCAGGCCGGCCTTGGCGGCGGCGTAGTTCGCCTGGCCCCGGTTGCCCAGCGCGGAGGTGCTGGAGAGGTTGACGATCCGCCCCCACTTCCGGTCCACCATGTGCTTCTGGGCCGCCTGGCTGAACAGGAACGCGCCGCGCAGGTGCACCCCCATCACCGTGTCCCAGTCGGCGTTGGTCATCTTGAACAGCAGGTTGTCGCGGAGCACACCGGCGTTGTTGACCAGCACGGTGGGCGCGCCCAGCTCGGCGGCGATCCGGCTCACCGCCGCCTCGACCTGGTCCCGGTCGGACACGTCGGCGCCCACCCCGAGCGCCCGGCCGCCCTCGGCGGCGATGGCGTCCACCGTCTCCTTGGTGGCCGCCTCCTCGATGTCGACCACGGCGACGGCCATCCCGTCGGCGGCCAGCCGTCGGGCGGTGGCCGCGCCGATGCCGCGTGCGGCTCCGGTGACGATGGCGACGCGGGACTCCTCCGACATGATTACCTCCCGGTAACGTGGGGTCGATCGGAGGAGCTTAACGTCAACAGGCCGACCCTCGGCATAGGCGAATCCACCGGTATCCGTAGCCGGAGACCTTCACCGCGCCGAGCTTGCCCAGCTCTCCGTAGCCGCGGTCGGCGAGCACGTCGATCGGCAGGTCGGCCTCCGGTTCGAGGCTGCTCAGGTCCACCTCGACGTCGTCGGTGCCCAGGTTGTGCACGAAGACCATCGTCCCGGTCGGCCCGTCCGCCCGGTGCGTCAGCACGCCCGGCGGCACCGGCACGTCGATGTGGCTGGTCGAGCCGGAGCCGATCTCCGGTGCCTCCCGCAGCGTACGGATCATGCGCTCGAACCAGGCGAGCAGGGACTTCGGGTCGCCCCGCTGGGCGGTGACGTTGACGTTCTGGTAGCCGAACTCGCCCTTCTCGATCACCGGGCGGACCAGCTTCTCCGGGTCCGCCGTGGAGAAGCCGGCATTCGGCTGGTACGACCACTGCATCGGGGTACGGATCGCGTCCCGACCCCGCAGCGACAGGTCCTCGCCCATCCCGATCTCCTCGCCGTAGCGCAGCACCGGCGTGCCGCGCATCGAGAACTGGAGGGCGTACGCCAGCTCGATGCGCCGCCGGTCGTTGCCGAGCATCGGGGCGAGCCGGCGACGGATGCCCCGGTCGTAGATGCGCATGTTCTCGTCCGGGCCGAACTCCGCGTACACCTGGTTGCGCTGTTCGGTAGTCAGCCGGGACAGGTCGATCTCGTCGTGGTTGCGCAGGAAGGTGGCCCACTGCCCACCGACCGGCAGCTTCGGGGTGTCGTGCAACGCGTCGATCAACGATTCCGGGTCCTGCCGGGCCAGGGACAGCATGAGTCGACCGTTGAGCATGAAGTCGAAGAGCATGTGGATGCGGTTGCCGGAACCGCTGGCGTCGCCGAAGAACGTCGGTAGCTGGTCCGGCTCGACGTTCGCCTCGGCCAGCAGGACGGCGTCACCGCGGCGCCACTGGACGTGCTGGCGCATCTCGGTGAGGAACTCGAAGTCCTTCGGGGAGTTCGGGTTGCCCGGCTCGGTCAGCTCGATGATGAACGGCACCGCGTCCATCCGGAAGCCGGAGACGCCGAGCTGGAGCCAGAACGACATGATCTTCTTGATCTCGTCGCGGACCTGCGGATTGGCGAAGTTGAGGTCCGGCTGGAACTTGTAGAACCGGTGATAGAACCACGCCTTGGCGGTCCGGTCGTAACTCCAGGTCTCGTCCTGCTCGCCGGGGAAGACCATGCCCTGGTGCCGGTCGTCCGGCTCGGTGTCGGACCAGACGTACCAGTCCCGGTACGGCGAGTCCGGCGACGAGCGGGCGGACTGGAACCACGGGTGTTCGTCGGAGGTGTGGTTGACCACCAGGTCGATGATCACGCGGATGCCCCGGTTCTGCGCCTGGTGCAGCAGCTCGGCGAAGTCGCCCAGGGTGCCGAAGCGCGGGTCCACGTTGTAGAAGTCGGTGGCGTCGTAGCCGTCGTCACGGTTGGGCGACGGGTGGATGGGGTGCAGCCACAGGCAGGTCACCCCGAGTCGGGCCAGGTAGTCCAGCCTCCCGATCAACCCACGGATGTCACCGACCCCGTCGCCGTCGGAGTCGGCGTACGTGTCGATGTCGAGGCAGTAGACGACGGCTTCGGAATACCAACGGTCACCCATGCCGGAGGAACATCTCCGATCCACCGCTGCGGCAAACCCGTCCGGCGGGCGGGCGGGCGGCGGGCGGCGTTGGTTACCGTGCCGGTCATGGAGAACGACCTCGTACCGCCGAGCGAACTGTTGGACTGGTCCCGGGGTAGCTGGCTGCACCCGCCGGTACGCGTCGAGGAGGGCCCGGCCGGCGAGCTGGTCGTCGAGCCGGCCGCCGACAGCGACTTCTGGCGGCGGACCAGCTACGGCTTCGTGCACGACAACGGCCCGGCCCTGCTGGCACCGCTGCCGGTGGGCACCGCCATGGAGGTGAGCTTCCGGCTCGACTTCTCGGCGCAGTTCGACCAGGCCGGTGCGTTCGTCCGGGTCGACGAACGGACCTGGACAAAGGCCGGTGTGGAGATCAGCGACGGCGAGGTGCAGCTCGGCGCGGTGGTGACCCGGGAATTCTCCGACTGGTCGGTGGGGCCGGTGCCGGAGTGGGCGGGCCGGGAGGTGACCATCCGGGTCAGCCGGGCCGGCGACGCGCTGACCGTCCGCGCCCGGGTCGACGACGAGCCGTGGCGACTGGTCCGCCTCGCCCCGCTGGACCCGACGGCCGAGGCCATGGCCGGCCCGTTCTGCTGCGCGCCGTCCCGCGCCGGTCTGACAGTGGTGTTCACCGGCTGGAGGCAGGGGCCGGCGGACACCGCGCTGCACCCGGAGCACTGAGCGCAGGTGTAGCTCGGGCCCGGCTGGGTATGACCATCCGATCCCCGAGAGCCGACCGGAAGGACGACCATGGCGTACGCCCAGGCTGGCGACCCGTCCGGGTTCACCGGGTTGACCGGCTGGGTGGCCTCGGTGATCGAGGTGATGGGCCCGGTCGGCGTGGCGCTGCTGGTGGCGCTGGAGAGCATCGTTCCGCCGATCCCCAGCGAGATCGTGCTGGCGCTCGCCGGCTTCCTGGCGCACGAGGGCAAGTTCAACGTCTTCCTCGTGGTGCTGGCCGCGACTGTCGGCTCGCTGGTCGGCGCGTTGGTGCTCTACTGGCTGGGCGCGGCGCTGGGCGAGGAACGGCTCAAGCGCTGGTTGGACCACATCCCGTTGGTGGACCGCGACGACCTGGAGAAGGCCGACAAGTGGTTCGAGCGGCACGGTCGGTGGGCGGTGCTGATCGGTCGGGTGGTGCCGGTGGTCCGCAGCCTGGTCTCCGTGCCGGCCGGAGCCAACCGGATGCCGCTGGGTGAGTTCATCCTGCTCACCACCATCGGCAGCGGGGTGTGGAACGGTCTCATCGTGGGAGCCGGCTACGGGCTCGGGAGCCGTTGGCAGGACGTCGAGCGCTACAGCGACTGGTTCAACTACGCGATCGTCGCGGTCTTCGCCGTGTTGGTGGCCAGCTGGGTGATCCGTAAGGTTCGTAAGCGTCGGAACCGCGACGACCGGCGGTCGGTGACCGCCGGTCGCTGATCGCGTTACCGGTCAGCCGGCGACGGAACCGCCTGGGGTCGCCGGAGTACCGCCTGTTCGAGGGCCGACCACACGCTCGTGGTCACCAGGTAGATCACCGCGGCGAGCGGCAGCACCAGCGCCACCAGCACGGTCGTGAACGGCAGCAGGGGCAGCAGCCGGCCGAGCGTGGCCGCCCCCGGCCCCTCGGTCGGCGTACCGGCCACCGTGCCCACCGCCGCCGACGCCCGACGGGCCCGCCGCGACGACCACCAGGCCACCGCCAACAACACCACCAGCAGTACGCCGAACAGCGGTCCGGCCGCACCGGCCAGCCCCTCGGTGAGATGGTGACCCAGTGGCACGCCGGCCAACCGCTCGTCCAGCAACCCGGTGCCGCCCTCACTGGTGCTGAACAACCGGTACAGCACCAGCAGGAACGGCGCCTGGATGAGCAACGGCAGACAGCCGGCGATCGGGTTCGCGCCGGCCTCGCGGTACAACGTGAACACCTCGCGCTGAAGCGTCGCCGGGTCGTCGGGGTACCGCTGCTGAAGGTCACGCACCTGTGGGGCGAGCGCCGCGCGGCGCCGCTCGCCGCGGACCTGCGCGACCGTCAGCGGCGAGATCAGCAGGCGGACGGCGATGGTGAAGAGCACGATCGCCGCGGCGGTCGCCGCACCGCCGGCCAGTGGTTCGAGCAGCTCGGTGAGCCAGGACAGCGCGCTGCCGGCAGCGGCGACAGCGTCATGCAGTGGTGCGAAGGCAAGCATGGGAAACCCCTCGGTCCGATTCCGGTGAGGCCCTCCCCTGGGCGGCATCCGCTCAGCAAGGGGGGCCGGTGAC comes from Micromonospora vinacea and encodes:
- a CDS encoding DedA family protein, whose translation is MAYAQAGDPSGFTGLTGWVASVIEVMGPVGVALLVALESIVPPIPSEIVLALAGFLAHEGKFNVFLVVLAATVGSLVGALVLYWLGAALGEERLKRWLDHIPLVDRDDLEKADKWFERHGRWAVLIGRVVPVVRSLVSVPAGANRMPLGEFILLTTIGSGVWNGLIVGAGYGLGSRWQDVERYSDWFNYAIVAVFAVLVASWVIRKVRKRRNRDDRRSVTAGR
- a CDS encoding YidC/Oxa1 family membrane protein insertase; this encodes MLAFAPLHDAVAAAGSALSWLTELLEPLAGGAATAAAIVLFTIAVRLLISPLTVAQVRGERRRAALAPQVRDLQQRYPDDPATLQREVFTLYREAGANPIAGCLPLLIQAPFLLVLYRLFSTSEGGTGLLDERLAGVPLGHHLTEGLAGAAGPLFGVLLVVLLAVAWWSSRRARRASAAVGTVAGTPTEGPGAATLGRLLPLLPFTTVLVALVLPLAAVIYLVTTSVWSALEQAVLRRPQAVPSPADR
- the fabG gene encoding 3-oxoacyl-ACP reductase FabG, with the translated sequence MSEESRVAIVTGAARGIGAATARRLAADGMAVAVVDIEEAATKETVDAIAAEGGRALGVGADVSDRDQVEAAVSRIAAELGAPTVLVNNAGVLRDNLLFKMTNADWDTVMGVHLRGAFLFSQAAQKHMVDRKWGRIVNLSSTSALGNRGQANYAAAKAGLQGFTKTLAIELGPFGVTVNAVAPGFIVTDMTAATAARMKVDFDDFQKHAAAEIPVRRPGRPEDVAHTISFLASEGAGFVSGQVIYVAGGPRD
- a CDS encoding alpha-amylase family protein, with amino-acid sequence MGDRWYSEAVVYCLDIDTYADSDGDGVGDIRGLIGRLDYLARLGVTCLWLHPIHPSPNRDDGYDATDFYNVDPRFGTLGDFAELLHQAQNRGIRVIIDLVVNHTSDEHPWFQSARSSPDSPYRDWYVWSDTEPDDRHQGMVFPGEQDETWSYDRTAKAWFYHRFYKFQPDLNFANPQVRDEIKKIMSFWLQLGVSGFRMDAVPFIIELTEPGNPNSPKDFEFLTEMRQHVQWRRGDAVLLAEANVEPDQLPTFFGDASGSGNRIHMLFDFMLNGRLMLSLARQDPESLIDALHDTPKLPVGGQWATFLRNHDEIDLSRLTTEQRNQVYAEFGPDENMRIYDRGIRRRLAPMLGNDRRRIELAYALQFSMRGTPVLRYGEEIGMGEDLSLRGRDAIRTPMQWSYQPNAGFSTADPEKLVRPVIEKGEFGYQNVNVTAQRGDPKSLLAWFERMIRTLREAPEIGSGSTSHIDVPVPPGVLTHRADGPTGTMVFVHNLGTDDVEVDLSSLEPEADLPIDVLADRGYGELGKLGAVKVSGYGYRWIRLCRGSAC
- a CDS encoding DUF1349 domain-containing protein; the protein is MENDLVPPSELLDWSRGSWLHPPVRVEEGPAGELVVEPAADSDFWRRTSYGFVHDNGPALLAPLPVGTAMEVSFRLDFSAQFDQAGAFVRVDERTWTKAGVEISDGEVQLGAVVTREFSDWSVGPVPEWAGREVTIRVSRAGDALTVRARVDDEPWRLVRLAPLDPTAEAMAGPFCCAPSRAGLTVVFTGWRQGPADTALHPEH